GCCGGGGGTCGGGTACCGGCCGCTCACACCTCCCCTGCAATCCTCTCCGCAGCAGCCACCAGACGGCTGAGGGCTCCGGGCAAGCGTGCGAGCCCAGGTGAGCGAGCGGCGCCCCGGTACTCACCTCCAGCGCTCTCTTGCAGGGCCCGGTGGTCAGGAACCGAGCTATGAGGAAGTAGAGCTCTGCAGGAGAGACGGGGACAGACAGGGAGAcacggggggggagggggggggtgaggctgagcggcggcggcggcagcgggaaGATGGCGGCAGGGAGCGGCGCCGGCtcccgccgcgccccgccggCGTTACCTGATTCAATGAGCGGCACGGACGCGCCGCCGGAGCTGGAGGAAGGCGAGAGCTCGGCCATGGCTCGCTTcagcttccttccctcctgcgggcgggcgggcggccgggcTCAGGCGGCGGCAGGCGCGGGCCGGGCCCGGCTCGGGAGAGCCCTGTcagcgccccctccccctcctccctcctctgctctcccccgCCCCTCTCGCTcgcgctcccccccccccccgtcgcCTAGCGCAGCCTCAGCGCCGCCATCGCCGCCTCCGCCTGCGCCACCCGCCTCTGCCCCGCCGCCTCCTGCGCAGGGCGGAGGGGGAAAAGTAGTCCCGGCTCCCTGTTAGGGCGGCTGTCCGGGAAGGAAGGGGGTCGGCGGGGACGGAGCGCGTCGCCGCGGTGAGAGGTGCGGCGCGGGAGCGGTGAGCGGGACGCTGCGGCGGGGGAAAGGAACGAGATGGCCGGGCGCGGAAGGATCGCGGCCGCGGGGTGGTGAGGGATAATCGCTGGGCGGGGCCGTTCTGTCAGGAGTGGGCGGAGCCACGGCGCGCGACGGGGCCGTTGCGGCCGTTACGGCCGTTGGGGCGCTGCGCTCGTGCGGCCGGGACCCGGCGTCCTGTCAGCCCCCTCGTCCCCTGAGGGCCGCCCGCACGGCCCCGGCTGTCGCAGCGCAGAGCTGAGGGGTGCTTGGCGGCGGAGGAGGAAGTGCCGGCAGGGTGCTGCCGTGGGGAGCACGTTCTGGAGATCAAGTAACCTCGTGGAGACGGGGTTTGCTCCGTAGATGCTGAAGTGGATGGTTCCCGTTACGTGTGTCGTGCAGATCTTCACTGTCACTCCACTCTTTAGTCGCACAGAGCAAACTTACCTGGTGTCACAACAGGGAAGAGTGCTGTTTCCGAAGCACGGCCCTGGGACTTGTCAGAGCAGTTTACATACCTCCCAGTCCAATTCTCCACACGCAGGACCAACATCTCATGCCAATGCACACAACCCCTCGCTCTCCCAGTAGCTTAAGTAGCTGGGTTTTGCTGTCACAGGCTGACAGCTCAAACCATTTGAAGAGCCATAGCACCTACCACTTCGATCCCCTTACTTTTCATGGGGCGTGACTGCCTAGCCTGAAATTTCTTTCACCTTAAGTGGACTGCTTTGTTGAGAGCTatcatttttcctcccctcttctccaaagtctgccccaccagcagctctcTTTACAGGTAAAGCTAAGAGAATCCTTTCAGGCCTGAGCTTGCGCTGCTCCAAACAGAGGTAGGGTTTCCATGCTCCTGACACAACTACCCCTGGTCCTGTCCTCCTTTCGGTGAGAATTTCTGTCCCGTGAAAGGCGGGCTGCCCCTGATTTCCCTGATGGCTGAGTCCTCTCACCTCCacaataaaatgagaaagaaatttctGTCCCCAAGAATACATATTAGGGAACAACTATGATAAATGTGTTAGAAGATGTTGGGAATCAGCAGGATCTCCAGATTAGAGACTCAAAATACATGAGAAGCAGACATTTCATAAGAAGGTAAAAGAGGTTATTTCAGGATACTCACCTGCAACTTTATTAGTCATTTCACAGATGTTTTTGACTTggtaaaaacacaaagaaagcaaacaggcCACATAAGCAGCCATTGCACCCTACTACTAAACTTAACAAATAAGATAATGGGAGGTGTTGTAAAGAGTAGCATAAACTTAGCTCAAGCCTTTTAAAATCCACAGAATTTGAAGGCAAAGCCAGATGCATTCTGCTAGAAACACACCTGTGACAGAATTGGACCAGCAGCACTTTGTGGTCCACTGTTGGAAGACATCCTCTGTATAAGCTGAGGAAAaactaatattttcttaaataggtAAGAAGTAAAAAGGGTAAAATGCTTTATTATATGAAAGCATGTGAGAAATTACTCGGATAAAAGCATTCCTTGAGAAAATAAGTTAGAGGTGAAACTTGGGTGTCTCTTTAGAAGTAACTATTAGAAGTTGAATGTGGcacaaaaaatgaagaggacATAGATACTGTAGTTGCAGGTGTTAAGAGCATAAATatcatcaaggaaaaaaaaaaagaagaaacaagaagtGTTACTTTTTGATCTTGACTCCTCCCAAGACAAGGCTGACAGCTGGCTGGCATCACACCGATAGGATGAAGCCCTGCTACTACGCACAGCTGCAATACAGCAAAATGAagggtggctgggggggggaggggaggaaatcACACTCTGAGGGAGCTGAAGCGATACTGTCAGAGGTTCTTCCAGTcacaggtttcatttttttaagataaaataacaTATACTTGATACGCCCCCTTCTGATGAAAggctgttattttatttttttgaatacaCTGAGGGAGAATCAGGGCAGTTTAGTACTATATGAATGAGCTCTCAGCATCGttacattttacttttgtttgaaaCCATGCTGTCAAGTTGCAACTCCACGTAGCAGGTATAGCTACTCACAGCATGGTTACCTTACCTAACAGATCATCAGCACGAGAACAGAAGTCTTCTTGCTCTTCCCTTGCCGCTCCTGCCCACACTGTTCCCCTACTTTTCTTCTAAGGGTTCCACTGCATGACCCCAGCTAGCTACCAGAGAAGTTCACAGCCCAGCTTCATTTCCCTGATGAACAGGGAAATCAACAAAACATCTGATGTTTTAAAGTCAAAAGTCAGCTTCCCCAAAAATTGACTGGGGAAATGCCAATGCAGTCCCAATACAGTCCAAAATAAGTTCCAATACAACAGTTAACACTCAAGAGGATTGCTCTGCACATCTTCCTCAAAGCACTGTTTACACGAGTGCACACACCATCTCTTAGATGCCAGACAAGAAGATCTGATGCTGTTTTTTAAGAGCAAAAGCAGCACCACTACACTACCAGCTTTCAATCTTTAAGTCCAAGCAAGACTGCAACTATGGTTTTCTAATTGCTGCTCACTGCCTGCATTACCATTCGTCTCTTGGAAAAGTATGGGTTTTACCAACATCAAGAATACAGTTAGAAATCAAAACCActaggtatttatttattcattgttttCCAACAGAAACACAACATGTTCGATGACTACACGACTTGTACTGTGAGTTGTCATAGTCAATGCAGGAGCTACCAAAACATCATTTCTTAAGAtttatttggcttttgtttGGTGATCACAGACActacaaataattttacaattgtttttattcacatagggttttttaatctaaaaactagagttttatttttctaagcctatttcaaatatttttcatctgatcATTGTAGACAAGCTGTCCTTGAAAATAGGATGTGAAATACCAGCTGACGTTAAGTCTACCGATCAGAAACTTTTACCTATTCagcatttaaagtaaaaatttcCAGTCTTTCACACCACCATTACAAAGTTGTTGAGAAAAATCAAGCTGCACCTACCAAAAATAACTTTGTCACAGATATACATCACTCAGCAAGAAATCCAACACTAGGGAGCAGTTTATTAGGTAAGCAATTCTACTGATGGTACAACCATAGATAAATAACTACAATGTTAAGACATCCTCAACATATTGTTACAAACTCCGAAGTCTAACCTGTGTTATGCTTCATTTAATAGGATAGAAAAATTGTCCCTCACAATCTATGGAACATGAAGCCTCATCAAGACTTGAAAAAGCCCCCTCCTTTATGGAACATTCCAGTAATTTCTGGTTTCATAGAAAACAGACAACCAGTACATGATTttaccacttaaaaaaaaagcatttacacATAtctaaatatgtaaaaaaatgggttgggttgggattctctcctttttaaaaatgtgttttctacaACTACTAAAAAACTTGCATTTACAAAATAGTTGataaaaatattcctctgaATTGTACAAGAAGAAAAGTATAAGGACCATCAATCCAAGAGCTGGTACCAGACGTTAGTCAGACTTAGCTTCTTTCTCTACTGCTGCATCAGATGCTTGGGTCtgaaaagaagggggaaaaaacacgAGCGTGAAAAATTTCTAAGCAATTAAGTCTTTTAGTTCATAGCATTTTTAATGTGCAATTGAGTTAACTGGACATACAGAACAACCATGACTTGTCTCTACACACCATGCTTTGCAGTCTAATTAATCGGTGCCATGATCTGCTCATTTCTCTTGGACAACAACCTATTAAAACCAAGCTTTCTTGAAAGGCCTTTTATCTCCTCAGATGCATCAGTATGGATTTCAGAAGCTGATATTGTTACTATTCAATATGTgctgaaaaggattttttttttttttaaaaaaaaagcctttttcaatAATTACTGCctttaagaaagatttttttttgaagttaaaatCCTTGTGTAAAATTGTGCTTAGAAAAAACATTATAGATGCATTTTATGCACCCAAGTGCAGCACtgaacattttcaaatcttAGTACATTTTGAGGCAAGCAAGATTTAGGGACTCAGTACTGCACTGAACTAAACATCACTTTGTAAAAATACACTGAACGTAGCAGAGCTACACCATTTTTAAGTCAAGCTTCTATACATTGTACTTCAGGACAAATTCATACAAAATTAATTGATTACAATTGTAACCCCCTTTGGATTGGAAAACTCACTGCTTTGCaacatagtttaaaaaaaaaaaaaaggaatgtaacAACTATCAACATAAAAACTATGCTAATTTAACTATTCCAAAGCTTTGCAGCACCAACAGCACCAAAAACATAATATTGAAATCATAGTACTACCACAACAGGAACCCTAACACCAGCTGACTGTCTACACTGGCCCCTGGGGGAAGGCTTTGGAAGGATGAAGTACATACAGTAGCCATTTTTCCCCACAggcatttcattctttttactGTAAGAATTCACTGTCCGTCCAGGACATTGTTAACTAACAACAGCATCACTGACAGTATTGGATGATAACAGTAGTCTTTAATGTCAAACAGGACAGACTGCCTTGTCTAGCCTTGGGTATTTTATTAGTTCATGGATTTTGACTGGGTGACCAACATAAGCATGAAGTTGTGCCCCAAAAATGATCATCCATTCCTTAACTTTGTCATCTTTACACGAGAGCATTAAACAGATGAGAAACATCACCGGATTTCAGTTTGTTATTACTGTCATGCCACATGCACAAATGGAAGGCCTGAATTATGCAACGGTGATAGACAGCGAGAGCCACGTACAAACTCCAGCCTACCAATGAATTGCTACTTACAGCGCTTTTTCACAAACATCACACCATAagtttgcaaaggaaaaaacattactCCAAATGAATTATACTGCATGCTAAAATAATCAACCTTCCTTACACACAAAACCCCATCTAcctaaaaaacaaatacacttttCCCCtacttggaaataaatttgcacactgaaaaaaaaatttaaaaatgaaaattttaaacacaaactAGACAGGAAgaataaatcacatttaaatttaaaacaaatcctCTGAAGATCTGACCAAACAACTGACTAACTGAAGTGAGCAAGGCAGTCAATACTGCAGAAAACTCAGAGTAATTGTAAGCCTATGTGAAAACTTGCTTTATCCAACTGTTAACAGCTGCAGTAGGAGGCGCTGCTGCTCCCTACAAATCTCATCCTAAATTTAAAAACGAGTGATGCCCAGCTTCCAGAAAAAGAGTAGTGTGAAGGATGCTTTAAGTTAAATGATCACTAACTCCTAAAAAAGAACCACGGCCATTTTAGCAAAGTATTACAATCAAGAATAATTTGGCACAGTCCTCAACAACTATTAGTAGTTCTTGCAACTTTCCCTACCATCCCTTCATCAAAGgcaacagcctttcccttgtcaCGGCTGGCAAAACAGCTCCTTGCTGAAGGACGTGACTTTAGTAAAATTCTCACCTTTTTCCATAACTTCAGGGACTGTTACTATATCACTGCAACTCTTCTGGGGGCAACTAGAATTCACCTGGTTTATCTACTAGTGTTTTGATAACCTTTATCTTTCTTTGCACAGAAACAGAATCTAGTAAAAGAACTGCATGTGTTTCTGATGTTTAGGTAACTAGTACAGTAAGTTATCCAGATGTTTTAGAATAAAGAATACAGACAACTTTACCTCCTCACTTTTCATTTCCCCATTTTCTGCAGGCAAGTTGTCCTTCGTCTGTTCTTGGTTTGTCTCATCCGTCTGTTTTCCTTTAGgcccctttttcccctttgacTGAGCCTTCTTGTCCTCAGACTTATCCTACAATTAAATCAGTTTCCGGTAAGTTCATATAACCTACAAGGTAAACCTTGAAAatgattaaacaaaaacaagatgGACTTGCCAAACAGCAAGAGCTGCTACCAACAACCAGTGAGCTAATACATAGTTGAATTGCCAAAAAAGCCTCTTCCAAACTACATACAGACAACCCCTATTTCGCGTAGTCAGTACAATGAGAGAATCAAATCAGGACAAGATAaacctctccttttctcttccatccCTCAACCCTGAACAGCACACACTATGACAATGTTAGGCTCACAGAATCTAAAACCACCACATTGTACAGTAGCTACAAGCACCGCTTAGAGCAGTACAAACCCATCTGGAAAAAcctatcagaaagaaaaatggtagTACTTAATTCTAGCAG
The nucleotide sequence above comes from Oxyura jamaicensis isolate SHBP4307 breed ruddy duck chromosome 1, BPBGC_Ojam_1.0, whole genome shotgun sequence. Encoded proteins:
- the HMGN1 gene encoding non-histone chromosomal protein HMG-14; translated protein: MPKRKVSAAGGEAAEEPKRRSARLSAKPAPAKAEPKPKKLAAKDKSEDKKAQSKGKKGPKGKQTDETNQEQTKDNLPAENGEMKSEETQASDAAVEKEAKSD